A window of Streptomyces armeniacus contains these coding sequences:
- a CDS encoding ABC transporter permease produces the protein MLKYLSRRLLGAIVILILISAFTFFLFFAIPQDPAMLSCGRNCTEGNLKVIREQMGLNDPVPMQYWEFMKGIVAGRDFAVGHCDAPCFGVSFDSERNIWDTIMDRLPLTVSLTVGGLLIFLTVGISLGMIAARKKGTLIDKTVSSASLVFSSMQIYFLGPIVLGLLVYNTGWLTAPKYEPISENPVAWASGLLIPWFVMSLIFTANYTRMSRSTMIEQLQEDHVRTAKAKGMSRKYVFFRYAWRGSLIPIVTIIGVDLGSLLSGAVVTEFTFSLAGLGRLAVDSVIDKDLPMTMGVMLVGAAFILICNIVVDALYAFIDPRVRLS, from the coding sequence ATGTTGAAATATCTGAGTCGCCGGTTGCTCGGCGCAATCGTCATCCTGATCCTGATCAGCGCATTCACGTTCTTCTTGTTCTTCGCCATTCCGCAGGACCCGGCGATGCTCTCGTGCGGCCGCAACTGCACCGAGGGCAACCTCAAGGTCATTCGCGAGCAGATGGGGCTCAACGATCCCGTTCCCATGCAGTACTGGGAATTCATGAAGGGAATCGTCGCCGGCCGTGACTTCGCCGTCGGACACTGCGACGCACCCTGCTTCGGCGTCTCGTTCGACAGTGAGCGGAACATCTGGGACACCATCATGGACCGTCTCCCGCTCACCGTTTCGCTGACCGTCGGCGGCCTGCTCATCTTCCTGACCGTCGGCATCAGCCTCGGCATGATCGCCGCGCGCAAGAAGGGCACGCTGATCGACAAGACGGTCAGCTCCGCCTCCCTGGTCTTCAGCTCCATGCAGATCTACTTCCTGGGCCCGATCGTGCTGGGACTGCTCGTCTACAACACCGGCTGGCTCACCGCGCCGAAGTACGAGCCGATCTCCGAGAATCCCGTCGCCTGGGCGTCCGGCCTGCTCATTCCCTGGTTCGTGATGTCGCTCATCTTCACCGCGAACTACACACGTATGTCCCGGTCGACGATGATCGAGCAGCTGCAGGAAGACCATGTCCGCACGGCCAAGGCCAAGGGCATGTCACGGAAGTACGTCTTCTTCCGCTACGCCTGGCGCGGCTCCCTGATCCCCATCGTCACGATCATCGGCGTCGACCTCGGCTCGCTGCTCAGCGGCGCCGTCGTCACCGAGTTCACCTTCAGCCTCGCCGGCCTGGGCCGGCTCGCGGTGGACTCCGTCATCGACAAGGACCTGCCGATGACGATGGGCGTGATGCTGGTCGGTGCCGCCTTCATCCTGATCTGCAACATCGTCGTGGACGCCTTGTACGCCTTCATCGATCCGCGTGTGCGGCTGTCCTAG
- a CDS encoding ABC transporter permease, with protein sequence MTNPSQAVKAGADTPGPDTESLSTEPKGKPEKPGKPGALVGRSPGQLMWLRFKRDRTGVISACVVLFFFVVAAAAPLISKIYGKDPYTLYGQDNALLDDFGFPIAPNGGMSGDHWFGIEPELGRDVFMQLIYGIRTSLFTAVVVTILMVITGVLIGLVGGYFGGKVDYWLGRVTDFLMSFPSQLFFIATMPIVTAVFVDPAEETPTYLRAIAMITVLWFLGWMGMARLVRSQVLTLREREFVEAAKVTGASPWRIIRKELLPNIFTPVLVQGTYMLPGAILSVAFLSFIGVGYVEPTPDWGRMFAIAGTIYEDDPTYMFFPGVAMVIFVVAFNLLGDSVRDAFDPKSGR encoded by the coding sequence ATGACGAATCCATCCCAGGCTGTGAAGGCCGGGGCCGATACCCCAGGTCCCGACACGGAGAGCCTGAGTACAGAGCCGAAAGGGAAGCCGGAGAAGCCCGGCAAGCCCGGCGCGCTCGTCGGCCGGTCCCCCGGCCAGCTGATGTGGCTGCGCTTCAAGCGCGACCGTACCGGCGTGATCTCAGCTTGTGTAGTGCTTTTCTTCTTCGTGGTCGCGGCCGCGGCACCGCTGATTTCCAAGATCTACGGCAAGGACCCGTACACCCTGTACGGCCAGGACAACGCCCTGCTGGACGACTTCGGGTTCCCGATCGCCCCGAACGGCGGCATGTCCGGGGACCACTGGTTCGGGATCGAGCCCGAGCTGGGCCGCGACGTGTTCATGCAGCTCATCTACGGCATCCGGACCTCGCTGTTCACCGCCGTCGTCGTGACCATCCTGATGGTCATCACCGGTGTCCTCATCGGCCTCGTCGGCGGCTACTTCGGCGGCAAGGTCGACTACTGGCTCGGCCGCGTCACCGACTTCCTGATGTCCTTCCCGAGCCAGCTGTTCTTCATCGCGACGATGCCGATCGTGACCGCGGTCTTCGTCGACCCGGCGGAGGAGACGCCCACTTATCTGCGGGCCATCGCGATGATCACGGTGCTCTGGTTCCTCGGCTGGATGGGCATGGCGCGCCTCGTCCGCAGCCAGGTGCTCACGCTGCGGGAGCGCGAGTTCGTCGAGGCCGCGAAGGTCACCGGCGCCTCGCCCTGGCGGATCATCCGCAAGGAGCTGCTGCCGAACATCTTCACGCCGGTCCTGGTGCAGGGCACGTACATGCTGCCGGGCGCGATCCTGAGCGTGGCGTTCCTGTCGTTCATCGGCGTCGGCTACGTGGAGCCGACCCCCGACTGGGGCCGGATGTTCGCGATCGCCGGAACGATCTACGAGGACGACCCGACGTACATGTTCTTCCCCGGTGTGGCCATGGTGATCTTCGTTGTGGCCTTCAACCTTCTCGGCGACTCCGTGCGGGACGCCTTCGACCCCAAGTCCGGACGTTGA
- a CDS encoding ABC transporter ATP-binding protein, which produces MTTITKTEDAPSPTGSDAFLSVRDLHVRFSTEDGIVKAVDGLSFDLERGSTLGIVGESGSGKSVTNMTVLGLHNPERTEITGEILLDGEELTGAREKTLERLRGNKMAMIFQDPLTALSPFYTIGRQIGEPYRKHMGASKREAHLRAIEMLEKVGIPNPKLRVNDYPHQFSGGMRQRAMIAMALVCNPDLLIADEPTTALDVTVQAQILDLLKDLQQEFGSAIVFITHDLGVIANVSDDILVMYAGRAVERGTTREVLTAPQHPYTWGLLSSMPRISSNVDEELQPIEGTPPSLLNPPPGCPFHPRCDFVDKVSGEHSCKSERPELPAGRGAACHLTAEQKRTFFVEQIKPRLG; this is translated from the coding sequence GTGACCACAATCACCAAGACCGAGGACGCACCGTCCCCGACCGGGTCGGACGCCTTCCTGTCGGTACGCGACCTGCACGTCCGGTTCTCCACCGAGGACGGCATCGTCAAGGCGGTGGACGGGCTCTCGTTCGACCTCGAGCGCGGCAGCACCCTCGGCATCGTCGGCGAGTCGGGCTCCGGCAAGTCCGTGACCAACATGACCGTGCTCGGGCTGCACAACCCGGAGCGCACGGAGATCACCGGGGAGATCCTGCTCGACGGTGAGGAGCTCACCGGCGCGCGCGAGAAGACGCTGGAGCGGCTCCGCGGCAACAAGATGGCGATGATCTTCCAGGACCCGCTGACGGCCCTGTCGCCCTTCTACACGATCGGCCGCCAGATCGGGGAGCCGTACCGCAAGCACATGGGCGCCTCCAAGCGCGAAGCGCACCTGCGGGCGATCGAGATGCTGGAGAAGGTCGGCATCCCGAACCCGAAGCTGCGCGTCAACGACTACCCGCACCAGTTCAGCGGCGGCATGCGGCAGCGCGCCATGATCGCCATGGCGCTCGTCTGCAACCCCGACCTGCTCATCGCGGACGAGCCGACCACCGCGCTCGACGTGACCGTGCAGGCGCAGATCCTCGACCTGCTCAAGGACCTGCAGCAGGAGTTCGGTTCGGCGATCGTCTTCATCACGCACGACCTGGGCGTGATCGCGAACGTCTCCGACGACATCCTGGTGATGTACGCGGGCCGCGCCGTCGAGCGCGGCACCACCCGGGAGGTCCTCACGGCGCCCCAGCACCCGTACACCTGGGGCCTGCTGAGCTCCATGCCGAGGATCTCCTCGAACGTGGACGAGGAACTGCAGCCGATCGAGGGCACGCCGCCCAGCCTGCTGAACCCGCCGCCCGGCTGCCCCTTCCACCCGCGCTGCGACTTCGTCGACAAGGTGTCCGGCGAGCACTCCTGCAAGAGCGAACGTCCGGAACTGCCCGCCGGACGGGGAGCGGCCTGTCACCTGACGGCCGAGCAGAAGCGGACCTTCTTCGTCGAGCAGATCAAGCCCCGGCTGGGCTAG
- a CDS encoding ABC transporter ATP-binding protein — MSDELTLTKSESAAPRTGEPLMEAEGLTKHFPIKGGFPIKRTVGAVQAVDGIDLNVHAGESFGLVGESGCGKSTTGRLLTRLLEPTGGKITYRGQDITHAKRRELAPIRSEIQMIFQDPYSSLNPRQTVGTIVGGPMEVNGINPPGGREKKIRELLETVGLNPEHYNRFPHEFSGGQRQRIGVARALALEPKLIIADEPVSALDVSIQAQVVNLLQEVQRNMGIAFLFIAHDLAVVRHFSQRVAVMYLGKIVEVGDREDIYTRPRHPYTHALLSAVPEASLDEDVADNAGRERIRLAGDVPSPVNPPSGCRFRTRCWKAQDKCASDVPPLVQIGGNASGHLTACHFPEEGTIVSRGKDVILDEALASLEGAHDAETEKAAKGGKTDKADKAEKADKDD, encoded by the coding sequence ATGAGTGACGAACTCACCCTGACCAAGTCGGAGAGCGCCGCGCCGCGCACCGGCGAGCCTCTGATGGAGGCCGAGGGACTGACCAAGCACTTCCCGATCAAGGGCGGCTTCCCCATCAAGCGGACCGTCGGCGCCGTACAGGCCGTCGACGGGATCGACCTCAACGTGCACGCGGGCGAGAGCTTCGGGCTGGTGGGGGAGTCCGGCTGCGGCAAGTCGACCACCGGGCGGCTGCTCACCCGGCTGCTGGAGCCGACCGGCGGGAAGATCACGTACCGCGGGCAGGACATCACCCACGCCAAGCGGCGTGAGCTGGCGCCGATCAGGTCCGAGATCCAGATGATCTTCCAGGACCCGTACTCGTCGCTCAATCCGCGGCAGACCGTCGGCACGATCGTCGGCGGGCCGATGGAGGTCAACGGCATCAACCCGCCCGGCGGGCGCGAGAAGAAGATCCGCGAGCTGCTGGAGACCGTCGGGCTCAACCCTGAGCACTACAACCGCTTTCCGCACGAGTTCTCCGGCGGCCAGCGGCAGCGCATCGGCGTGGCACGGGCCCTCGCGCTCGAGCCGAAGCTGATCATCGCGGACGAGCCGGTGTCCGCCCTGGACGTGTCGATCCAGGCGCAGGTCGTCAACCTGCTGCAGGAAGTGCAGCGGAACATGGGGATCGCGTTCCTCTTCATCGCGCACGACCTGGCCGTCGTACGGCACTTCTCGCAGCGGGTCGCGGTGATGTACCTCGGGAAGATCGTCGAGGTGGGCGACCGCGAGGACATCTACACGCGGCCGCGGCACCCGTACACGCACGCGCTGCTGTCCGCCGTACCGGAGGCGTCGCTCGACGAGGACGTGGCGGACAACGCCGGGCGCGAGCGCATCCGGCTCGCCGGCGACGTGCCCTCGCCGGTCAACCCGCCCTCCGGCTGCCGGTTCCGCACGCGCTGCTGGAAGGCGCAGGACAAGTGCGCGAGCGACGTGCCGCCGCTGGTCCAGATCGGCGGCAACGCGAGCGGCCATCTCACGGCCTGCCACTTCCCGGAGGAGGGCACCATCGTCAGCCGCGGCAAGGACGTCATCCTCGACGAGGCGCTGGCCTCGCTGGAGGGTGCGCACGACGCGGAGACGGAGAAGGCCGCGAAGGGCGGCAAGACCGACAAGGCCGACAAGGCTGAGAAGGCCGACAAGGACGACTGA
- a CDS encoding ABC transporter substrate-binding protein: MNSIRSHRARGAVIALAAGSLVLAGCSDGSSGGKDKSNSQKDAKSQSQAVEYLDAAASKGPAEEVKGAKKGGTIRSYQEDDFSHLDPGEIYVSDAGQLAGLIHRGLTTFKEDGNGKTSVVGDLATDAGKKSDGGKTWTYTLKDGVKDQEGDEITSADVRHTIERLYSEVITDGPLYIQQWLSGSGASYRKALPDGPYKGKHLPDSVLETPDDKTVVFHFKESQPDAPQALAMAGYSIVPKDDDTKEKYDQGKGLVALGPYKISEFNPGKVLKLVRNDQWDPKTDPKRHQYPDGWHITFNHSRADQTERILSDRGEGKNATQFSGSVDSSKVKKVITEADNRTIKGYQPYVWQLNMNMDRIKDKRVRDAITYALPNKQILVPDGGTYAGEPAGGLLAPTLPGYEKGYDPYGKLKKPNGDKEKAKELLKEAGVKEGTKLVYAYANVPQRQKQAEIITKALEDIGFDIQKKDVDQATWYEQMGKVKNGFDLYMTGWGQDFPTPSTVIPPSYDGDQIADGASNYSHINDKHVNAEIDRILKIQDPAKATPEWTKLHKYIVEKVNPAAPLYYTKQLQIYGSNIGGARYSTERSYIDVTRLFLKK, from the coding sequence ATGAACTCCATTCGATCGCACAGAGCGCGCGGGGCAGTCATCGCCCTCGCGGCCGGCTCGCTGGTGCTCGCCGGCTGCAGTGACGGCAGCAGCGGCGGCAAGGACAAGTCCAACTCGCAGAAGGACGCGAAGTCCCAGTCGCAGGCCGTCGAGTACCTGGACGCCGCGGCCTCGAAGGGCCCGGCCGAGGAGGTCAAGGGAGCCAAGAAGGGCGGCACGATCCGGTCCTACCAGGAGGACGACTTCTCCCACCTGGACCCGGGCGAGATCTACGTCAGCGACGCCGGCCAGCTCGCCGGACTCATCCACCGCGGCCTGACCACGTTCAAGGAAGACGGCAACGGCAAGACCAGCGTCGTCGGCGACCTCGCCACCGACGCGGGCAAGAAGTCCGACGGCGGCAAGACCTGGACGTACACGCTCAAGGACGGCGTGAAGGACCAGGAGGGCGACGAGATCACCTCCGCGGACGTCCGGCACACCATCGAGCGGCTGTACTCCGAGGTCATCACCGACGGACCGCTGTACATCCAGCAGTGGCTCTCCGGCAGCGGCGCCTCGTACCGCAAGGCGCTCCCGGACGGTCCGTACAAGGGCAAGCACCTGCCCGACAGCGTCCTGGAGACGCCGGACGACAAGACGGTCGTCTTCCACTTCAAGGAGTCGCAGCCCGACGCGCCGCAGGCGCTCGCGATGGCCGGCTACTCCATCGTGCCGAAGGACGACGACACCAAGGAGAAGTACGACCAGGGCAAGGGCCTCGTCGCCCTCGGTCCGTACAAGATCTCCGAGTTCAACCCCGGCAAGGTGCTGAAGCTGGTGCGGAACGACCAGTGGGACCCGAAGACGGACCCGAAGCGGCACCAGTACCCGGACGGCTGGCACATCACGTTCAACCACAGCCGCGCCGACCAGACCGAGCGCATCCTCTCCGACCGCGGTGAGGGCAAGAACGCCACGCAGTTCAGCGGTTCGGTGGACTCGAGCAAGGTGAAGAAGGTCATCACCGAGGCCGACAACCGCACCATCAAGGGCTACCAGCCCTACGTGTGGCAGCTGAACATGAACATGGACCGCATCAAGGACAAGCGTGTCCGCGACGCGATCACGTACGCCCTGCCGAACAAGCAGATCCTGGTTCCGGACGGCGGCACGTACGCGGGTGAGCCCGCCGGCGGTCTGCTCGCGCCGACCCTGCCGGGCTACGAGAAGGGCTACGACCCGTACGGCAAGCTCAAGAAGCCGAACGGGGACAAGGAGAAGGCGAAGGAGCTGCTCAAGGAAGCGGGCGTGAAGGAGGGCACCAAGCTCGTCTACGCGTACGCCAACGTCCCGCAGCGCCAGAAGCAGGCCGAGATCATCACCAAGGCCCTCGAGGACATCGGCTTCGACATCCAGAAGAAGGACGTCGACCAGGCCACCTGGTACGAGCAGATGGGCAAGGTCAAGAACGGCTTCGACCTCTACATGACGGGCTGGGGCCAGGACTTCCCGACTCCGTCGACCGTGATCCCGCCGTCGTACGACGGTGACCAGATCGCGGACGGTGCCTCGAACTACTCGCACATCAACGACAAGCACGTGAACGCCGAGATCGACCGCATCCTGAAGATCCAGGACCCGGCGAAGGCGACACCGGAGTGGACGAAGCTGCACAAGTACATCGTGGAGAAGGTCAACCCGGCCGCTCCGCTGTACTACACGAAGCAGCTGCAGATCTACGGTTCGAACATCGGCGGTGCCAGGTACAGCACGGAGCGGAGCTACATCGACGTCACGCGCCTGTTCCTGAAGAAGTAA
- a CDS encoding prolyl oligopeptidase family serine peptidase, giving the protein MAMTFPRQYARTNRFTLGAPRAFTVAPDGGRVVFLRSHNGTDRANGLWVRELPDGKEFPAADPGVLLEGAEEELPPEERARRERSREGSAGIVAYATDNAVELAAFALSGRLFAAELRAGTARELPAAGAVVDPRPSPDGRRVAYVTGGELRTVASDGSAEQALATPESDTVTYGLAEFIAAEEMGRHRGYWWSPDSERLLVARSDDAPVTRWWISDPANPDREPTEIAYPAAGTANAEVTLHLLDVDGGGRLEVTWDRVRYPYLARVHWSAYGPPLLLVQARDQRSQLCLTVDPATGATSPLHAEDDQVWLELFAGVPAWTPDGRLVRIEDEAGARVLMAGDRLLTSAALHVRAVLDIGEEDILFSASPGGDTGRADPGDIGVYRASFRGSGDKGGWERLATDGVPHVASAVRGGDTVVLSSASLDRPGSLVSVLRLAEDGQTEPLGTIASYAEEPVIGAAPRLLHVGKREIPAAVLLPTGHREGDGPLPVLMDPYGGPHGQRVVAAHNAHLTSQWFADQGFAVLVVDGRGTPGYSPGWEKAISRDLAAVNLTDQIDALHALAETYPLDLSRVGIRGWSYGGLLAGLAVLRRPDVFHAGVVGAPVTDQRLYDTHYTERYLGTPQDDPEAYAANSLITDRGLSGAADEYRPMMLIHGLADDNVVVAHTLRLSSALLAAGRPHEVLPLSGVTHMTPQEEVAENLLLLQVAFLKRSLGVV; this is encoded by the coding sequence ATGGCTATGACCTTCCCGCGGCAGTACGCGCGCACCAACCGGTTCACCCTCGGCGCCCCCCGTGCCTTCACCGTGGCCCCCGACGGCGGCCGCGTCGTCTTCCTGCGGTCACACAACGGCACTGACCGGGCGAACGGGCTGTGGGTGCGCGAGCTGCCGGACGGCAAGGAGTTCCCGGCGGCCGATCCCGGCGTGCTCCTCGAGGGCGCGGAGGAGGAGTTGCCCCCGGAGGAAAGGGCGCGGCGGGAGCGCAGCCGGGAGGGATCGGCCGGGATCGTCGCATATGCCACGGACAATGCCGTGGAGCTCGCCGCCTTCGCCCTGTCCGGCCGCCTGTTCGCCGCGGAGCTGCGCGCCGGCACCGCGCGCGAACTCCCCGCCGCGGGCGCCGTCGTGGACCCGCGCCCGTCCCCCGACGGCCGCCGCGTCGCGTACGTCACGGGCGGGGAACTGCGTACGGTCGCCTCCGACGGGAGCGCGGAGCAGGCCCTCGCGACACCCGAGTCGGACACGGTGACGTACGGCCTGGCGGAGTTCATCGCGGCCGAGGAGATGGGCCGGCACCGCGGCTACTGGTGGTCTCCGGACAGCGAACGGCTGCTGGTGGCCCGCTCCGACGACGCGCCCGTCACCCGCTGGTGGATCTCCGATCCCGCCAATCCCGACCGCGAGCCCACCGAGATCGCCTATCCGGCTGCCGGCACGGCGAACGCCGAGGTCACGCTGCATCTCCTGGACGTGGACGGCGGGGGCCGGCTGGAGGTCACCTGGGACCGCGTGCGGTATCCGTACCTCGCCCGCGTCCACTGGTCCGCGTACGGTCCGCCGCTGCTCCTCGTGCAGGCCAGGGACCAGCGCAGCCAACTGTGCCTGACCGTCGACCCGGCGACGGGAGCCACTTCGCCGCTGCACGCGGAGGACGACCAGGTTTGGCTAGAACTCTTCGCTGGGGTTCCGGCCTGGACGCCGGACGGACGGCTGGTTCGCATCGAGGACGAGGCCGGCGCGCGTGTGCTGATGGCCGGCGACCGGCTGCTGACCTCCGCGGCGCTGCACGTGCGCGCGGTGCTGGACATCGGCGAGGAGGACATCCTGTTCTCCGCCTCGCCGGGCGGTGACACCGGCCGCGCCGACCCGGGCGACATCGGGGTGTACCGCGCCTCGTTCCGCGGCAGCGGCGACAAGGGCGGCTGGGAGCGGCTGGCCACGGACGGCGTGCCGCACGTGGCGTCGGCCGTACGCGGCGGGGACACGGTCGTGCTCTCCTCCGCCTCCCTGGACCGTCCCGGCTCCCTGGTCAGCGTGCTGCGCCTGGCGGAGGACGGGCAGACGGAGCCGCTGGGGACGATCGCGTCGTACGCCGAGGAGCCCGTGATCGGCGCGGCGCCCCGGCTGCTCCACGTCGGCAAGCGCGAGATCCCGGCGGCCGTCCTGCTGCCCACGGGCCACCGGGAAGGGGACGGCCCGCTGCCGGTGCTGATGGACCCGTACGGCGGCCCGCACGGCCAGCGCGTGGTGGCGGCGCACAACGCGCACCTCACCTCGCAGTGGTTCGCCGACCAGGGCTTCGCGGTGCTCGTCGTGGACGGCCGCGGCACCCCCGGGTACTCGCCCGGCTGGGAGAAGGCCATCTCGCGCGATCTCGCGGCGGTCAACCTCACCGACCAGATCGACGCCCTGCACGCGCTTGCGGAGACGTACCCGCTGGACCTGTCCCGCGTCGGCATCCGCGGCTGGTCGTACGGCGGCCTGCTGGCGGGGCTGGCCGTGCTGCGCCGCCCCGACGTGTTCCACGCGGGCGTCGTGGGCGCTCCCGTGACGGACCAGCGGCTCTACGACACGCACTACACCGAGCGCTATCTGGGCACGCCGCAGGACGACCCGGAGGCGTACGCCGCCAACTCCCTGATCACGGACCGGGGTCTGTCCGGCGCCGCCGACGAGTACCGCCCGATGATGCTCATCCACGGCCTCGCCGACGACAACGTGGTGGTCGCCCACACCCTGCGGCTGTCCTCCGCGCTGCTGGCCGCCGGGCGGCCGCACGAGGTGCTGCCGCTGTCCGGTGTGACGCACATGACGCCGCAGGAGGAGGTCGCGGAGAATCTGCTGCTGCTCCAGGTGGCGTTCCTGAAGCGGTCGCTGGGCGTGGTGTAG